In Phaseolus vulgaris cultivar G19833 chromosome 7, P. vulgaris v2.0, whole genome shotgun sequence, the genomic stretch GAGCTAGTATTTCCTCGAAAATAAAATAGATAGgaagtatatattaaattttgttaacAACAAAGTCTCCTAAAGAAAGGTTTGATTACATTAAATCTATGTACTACAGGAACAAGTGATCATCTCTCTGCAGTTAGAGAAATGTGGCATTACAGTGAAAGTGAAAGACACAAGCCTATAAACTCTGGGATGCATATTAGCACGCATTCTCCTTCCTAAAAAACTGTTTAGTGCTTGGGGAGGGTGGAAGAGTAGTATGGAATCCTAGTAATTTTAACCCAGTCATCTccatgaaaaaaatttaatggtGAGTATTCGCTTGCGGATTTTGAATTCAGTTTCTTGATCCCTGGCCATTTTACCCGCTTCGATTTGTTTGAACCAGGACCACTGTTATTGTACTCAGCATAGAAACAAGTGTTCATACCTGAAAGACCCTGTGGTCCTTTCCATGGCACATACCCATCAGGTTCAATAAAGCCCTCCATGTAAGTGTTCATGAAGATGGTCCTCGAGTAATTCTTCAATGGACGAGCTAGGTAAGCCTTCTTATCAAACTTCATTCTATGATTCGACACAATGGAGCTTCCTTGTATCACTATTCCTGATGGTTGGTGCTTCTCCTTTCTACCTTGAGCGGTCACAATCAATGGTTGGTTTTCCAATGGCTTTCTTACCACGAAAGTGCAGTTTTGAAAAACAGCCACTGCATCACCAAAGACAAAGTCCGTGGTGCCTGAAATGGTGCAATCCCGATAAAATTGGCGCATGGCATGAACATACAAGGTGTCCTCGTACCCATCCATTGAGCATCTATAGAAAATGGATCTGTCTGCTTGGACCCTTATGGCTACTGCTTGATGTTTGTGGGGGCCAGCGGAATTCTCAAACCCTATATTGATGGCCACAAAGTAATCTCCGTGAATAGCTGCATGCATGCATAAACTAATTAACATGCCAATATACCATGATCACTTCATCGCCACTCAAACTAATTTACTGAACTCTTGgccaaatatttaattttgttcatttttaGTTTGGACAATCATACAATACACATACACCTTCATTTTATATACACCTATTAAACACTCTTTTTTTCCCTTATCTCTCACTTCTTAATCAATATTTAGGGGGTTCACACATAGTAGCAAGAGGCTAGAAAAAGCTGGTATTGCTATCATCAACTGTATAGGGAAAAGACACATACCAACTGAGGCGGTTTTGTAAGTATTCAGCCCATCTAAGAAGTTTCTGTTGCCTGTGATTCGTGTCTTATTGGCACCATCACCGACAAACACCACGCGAGTCATTGTTTTAGTGACTTCAATGTACTCATTATAAACACCCTCCCTAATGTAAATCACGAATggctttttgttcttcttaggCACTTTCTGTAGTGCCTGGTCGATGCTCTTGAACTTTTCACTACCATCTTTGGCCACAATCGCATTGGCCTTGAGTTTGTAGGGATTTTGATAAAGGAGTCTACGAACACCaccaccatcatcatcatcatcaaaaaTCAACGAGGAAATAACCT encodes the following:
- the LOC137828352 gene encoding putative pectinesterase/pectinesterase inhibitor 28 isoform X1, producing MSEEDGGSKRRIAVIGVSTIFLVAMVVAIAFSVNYNSDSNNDSQQNNHVVSSVKAVRTLCKPTYYQKECEKSLREEAGNTTDSRELIKIVFNITMKKIGKGQHKIDHMLGAERNPRARMALATCKQLMNLSVGEFKRALEKMGKFDLDNLNNILTSLKVWLSGAITYQETCLDGFHNTTVQAGNRMRNLLTTTMHMSSNALAIITALANTVSELSDVNKRQLVEDDEHVFGQDEVISSLIFDDDDDGGGVRRLLYQNPYKLKANAIVAKDGSEKFKSIDQALQKVPKKNKKPFVIYIREGVYNEYIEVTKTMTRVVFVGDGANKTRITGNRNFLDGLNTYKTASVAIHGDYFVAINIGFENSAGPHKHQAVAIRVQADRSIFYRCSMDGYEDTLYVHAMRQFYRDCTISGTTDFVFGDAVAVFQNCTFVVRKPLENQPLIVTAQGRKEKHQPSGIVIQGSSIVSNHRMKFDKKAYLARPLKNYSRTIFMNTYMEGFIEPDGYVPWKGPQGLSGMNTCFYAEYNNSGPGSNKSKRVKWPGIKKLNSKSASEYSPLNFFHGDDWVKITRIPYYSSTLPKH
- the LOC137828352 gene encoding putative pectinesterase/pectinesterase inhibitor 28 isoform X2 yields the protein MSEEDGGSKRRIAVIGVSTIFLVAMVVAIAFSVNYNSDSNNDSQQNNHVVSSVKAVRTLCKPTYYQKECEKSLREEAGNTTDSRELIKIVFNITMKKIGKGQHKIDHMLGAERNPRARMALATCKQLMNLSVGEFKRALEKMGKFDLDNLNNILTSLKVWLSGAITYQETCLDGFHNTTVQAGNRMRNLLTTTMHMSSNALAIITALANTVSELSDVNKRQLVEDDEHVFGQDEVISSLIFDDDDDGGGVRRLLYQNPYKLKANAIVAKDGSEKFKSIDQALQKVPKKNKKPFVIYIREGVYNEYIEVTKTMTRVVFVGDGANKTRITGNRNFLDGLNTYKTASVGFENSAGPHKHQAVAIRVQADRSIFYRCSMDGYEDTLYVHAMRQFYRDCTISGTTDFVFGDAVAVFQNCTFVVRKPLENQPLIVTAQGRKEKHQPSGIVIQGSSIVSNHRMKFDKKAYLARPLKNYSRTIFMNTYMEGFIEPDGYVPWKGPQGLSGMNTCFYAEYNNSGPGSNKSKRVKWPGIKKLNSKSASEYSPLNFFHGDDWVKITRIPYYSSTLPKH